Proteins encoded by one window of Pseudomonas tructae:
- a CDS encoding pilus assembly protein PilP: protein MNGWNLIARGAWPLQVTALMVLLALLMGLAYPLQLRPLLMQAGQGADHLSLEGAATLHNRLPQARWQLWGGADEPEVFETLSRLAEAHAVAIEQLQLLDAVPTEYYQRLPLQLHLRGTFAALVGFFADLAGQPQLVTVHGLSFKPTDAGLILVELQARSYRPHAMHALAQGPPPEPAERRIVAALRNPFVPGAPQASVDVLQRLALEQFEMVGSLASGGTYYALVQAQGRVHRLQVGDGLGRDQGQVIEISERQLAVVEQVFVAGHGWQARRRTLALR from the coding sequence CTTGCAGGTCACGGCACTGATGGTGTTGCTGGCATTGCTGATGGGCTTGGCCTACCCCCTGCAATTGCGGCCACTGCTGATGCAGGCCGGTCAGGGCGCCGATCACTTGTCGCTGGAGGGCGCTGCAACCTTGCACAATCGTTTGCCCCAGGCGCGCTGGCAGTTGTGGGGTGGGGCTGACGAACCCGAGGTGTTCGAAACTCTGTCCCGACTGGCTGAGGCCCATGCAGTGGCCATCGAGCAGTTACAGCTGCTCGACGCGGTGCCCACGGAGTATTACCAGAGGCTGCCCCTTCAGTTGCATCTGCGTGGGACCTTTGCGGCCCTGGTTGGATTTTTTGCTGATCTGGCCGGCCAGCCGCAGTTGGTCACCGTGCACGGACTTTCGTTCAAACCGACCGATGCGGGACTGATTCTGGTGGAGCTGCAAGCCAGGTCCTACCGCCCTCATGCAATGCATGCCCTGGCGCAGGGCCCGCCACCAGAGCCTGCCGAGCGACGGATTGTTGCCGCGCTGCGTAATCCTTTCGTGCCAGGCGCACCGCAGGCATCTGTCGATGTGCTGCAACGTCTGGCGCTGGAGCAGTTCGAGATGGTCGGCAGCCTTGCCAGTGGTGGGACTTACTACGCACTGGTTCAGGCGCAAGGCCGGGTGCATCGGCTGCAGGTCGGCGATGGGTTGGGGCGTGATCAGGGCCAGGTTATCGAGATCAGTGAGCGGCAGCTCGCAGTCGTCGAGCAGGTTTTTGTTGCCGGCCACGGCTGGCAAGCGCGGCGGCGAACACTCGCACTGCGTTGA